A genomic region of Acidobacteriota bacterium contains the following coding sequences:
- a CDS encoding lytic transglycosylase domain-containing protein, which yields MDVLSRARLFEATIEKVAKSEGVDPLILWTIAYNETRFRPWLTSPKNAQGLMQFMPATAARFGLTNPYEPTSSLYAAAKYVKYLGRLFDWRLESVLAAYNAGEGTVSAYLYGRNLKSNGRIINASQRRTVNGVPPYKETLGYVSQGVQVYRWLKQQGRFGTPPIQFADEKYPKGEREINATEVQESKAILVFYDPRTGRRSLISRKTSDEAQQLSFGPVIVGQNIPTNSARRARSTFAGEIVLSTHER from the coding sequence ATGGATGTACTTTCACGTGCCAGATTGTTCGAGGCGACGATAGAAAAGGTCGCAAAAAGCGAAGGCGTCGACCCGCTCATCCTATGGACTATTGCCTATAACGAAACGCGGTTCCGGCCATGGCTGACCAGTCCAAAGAACGCTCAGGGATTGATGCAGTTCATGCCCGCGACTGCTGCCCGGTTTGGGCTCACGAACCCGTACGAGCCGACCTCATCGCTATATGCGGCAGCGAAGTATGTGAAGTATTTGGGACGCCTATTTGATTGGAGACTTGAGTCTGTTTTAGCCGCCTATAACGCCGGCGAAGGCACCGTCTCTGCGTATCTTTATGGACGAAATCTAAAGTCGAACGGACGAATAATCAATGCCTCGCAACGGAGGACGGTCAACGGTGTCCCTCCGTACAAGGAAACTCTGGGCTATGTTTCGCAAGGCGTGCAGGTGTATCGCTGGCTCAAGCAGCAAGGCAGATTCGGCACGCCTCCGATTCAATTCGCCGACGAGAAATACCCCAAGGGTGAAAGGGAGATCAACGCAACGGAGGTTCAGGAAAGCAAAGCAATTTTGGTTTTTTACGATCCGCGAACCGGTAGACGAAGCCTGATCTCTCGGAAAACTTCAGACGAGGCTCAACAACTCAGTTTCGGCCCCGTTATTGTCGGACAAAACATTCCAACAAATTCAGCGCGGCGAGCCCGCTCAACTTTCGCCGGAGAAATTGTTTTATCGACTCACGAACGATAG
- a CDS encoding single-stranded DNA-binding protein, translating to MSANISIIGNFGKTPETKITDNGTLVASFSMASNSFRNSAEGRVEKTDWFRVTAFGKQAETLARYVRKGSRLYVQGRLTFNPWVDQSESPQAGAEIVLQEFQFLSGRRDEEGDGAAMQLPQNAPVELQQAAAY from the coding sequence ATGTCAGCAAATATTTCGATCATCGGCAACTTCGGCAAGACACCGGAAACTAAGATCACGGACAACGGCACCCTCGTGGCAAGCTTTTCAATGGCCTCGAATTCATTCAGGAACAGCGCGGAGGGGCGCGTTGAGAAGACCGACTGGTTCCGCGTGACGGCATTTGGCAAGCAGGCGGAGACACTTGCTCGCTACGTCCGAAAAGGCAGTCGTCTTTACGTTCAGGGCCGTCTGACCTTTAACCCGTGGGTGGATCAGAGCGAATCGCCACAAGCAGGTGCGGAGATCGTTCTACAGGAGTTCCAATTCCTGTCGGGCCGCCGCGATGAGGAAGGAGACGGAGCTGCAATGCAGCTGCCACAGAACGCACCGGTGGAACTTCAGCAGGCTGCCGCATACTGA
- a CDS encoding reverse transcriptase-like protein, whose translation MSVIKLVENKSGIESTAEYAPLVTIYADASCIRNGSIDSSAGCGVVMLDHNRLEVKLVSKYLGQITNQQAEILACTYALEQLRRYCRIEIVSDSKYVIDTMMGRNHMRANRSFWSRLVKACYGHHVSWRWIKGHSGVQFQEVADRLARAAARICCDVSEADMEQLGGLLYHGSDRLDIREFEMKLEMILSQYESSHRSFVPVAKFDGIGTLPSAFSA comes from the coding sequence ATGAGCGTTATCAAGTTAGTTGAGAATAAAAGCGGGATAGAGAGTACGGCGGAATATGCGCCTCTTGTGACGATCTACGCGGATGCATCATGCATTAGGAATGGCTCAATCGACTCGTCGGCGGGCTGCGGTGTGGTTATGCTTGATCACAATCGACTGGAGGTAAAACTGGTTTCAAAATATTTGGGACAGATCACCAATCAGCAGGCCGAGATCCTTGCATGCACGTATGCGTTGGAGCAGCTTCGCAGATATTGTCGTATAGAGATCGTGTCAGACTCAAAATATGTAATAGATACGATGATGGGCCGAAACCACATGCGTGCAAACCGCTCGTTTTGGTCGCGTCTGGTCAAAGCATGCTACGGGCATCATGTGTCCTGGCGGTGGATAAAAGGACATTCGGGAGTGCAGTTTCAGGAAGTTGCCGACCGTCTAGCCCGTGCTGCGGCAAGAATATGCTGTGACGTTTCGGAAGCTGATATGGAGCAATTGGGCGGGCTTCTGTATCACGGCTCAGACCGGTTGGATATCCGCGAATTTGAGATGAAGCTTGAAATGATTCTGTCCCAATACGAGTCATCTCATCGGTCGTTCGTTCCCGTTGCAAAATTCGATGGGATTGGAACACTTCCTTCTGCTTTTTCCGCCTAG
- a CDS encoding ribbon-helix-helix protein, CopG family codes for MRKRDREKIVKNIELGIESKQGRPISVRPYDEDHKKLEEIAAETGENKSAIVRRMIHFALTDRHQHFASGRCQEKLDWLVRTGRQNETVDLSVSDNIGEIRESIDRMESELENALELLRQASSLTTEIYSMSSMSISSLNLVFTKLIEYTSPETSDRKQSVVIASTAMAELIEHAVSDLKKCLLFHEHVSGNESLHNSYLATKVRILKQRIDSLPKPANQIASES; via the coding sequence ATGAGAAAGCGAGACAGAGAAAAAATAGTAAAAAATATCGAGTTGGGTATCGAGTCAAAGCAGGGACGGCCGATCAGCGTCAGGCCCTACGATGAGGACCACAAAAAACTTGAAGAGATCGCAGCCGAAACCGGTGAGAACAAGTCCGCGATCGTCCGTCGAATGATCCATTTCGCCTTGACCGATAGACACCAGCATTTTGCTTCGGGTCGCTGTCAGGAAAAGCTCGATTGGCTTGTGCGAACCGGACGCCAGAACGAGACGGTTGATCTTTCTGTAAGCGACAACATCGGCGAGATTCGAGAAAGCATTGATCGAATGGAATCGGAGCTCGAAAATGCACTAGAACTGCTACGTCAAGCAAGCTCGCTGACTACCGAAATCTACTCGATGTCGAGTATGTCGATTTCCTCGCTAAATCTCGTTTTCACAAAGCTCATCGAATATACGTCGCCGGAGACCAGCGACCGGAAACAGAGTGTTGTTATCGCCTCTACCGCAATGGCTGAGCTGATCGAACACGCCGTGTCCGATCTTAAGAAATGTCTCCTGTTCCACGAGCACGTCTCAGGAAACGAATCCCTTCACAACAGCTACCTTGCAACCAAGGTGCGAATACTAAAACAGCGAATCGATTCCTTGCCTAAACCCGCGAATCAAATAGCGAGCGAATCATGA
- a CDS encoding type IV toxin-antitoxin system AbiEi family antitoxin produces the protein MRSQSSQLRVEEWVDKEIAYGRSAFSLDRVESELPQYSETAIKRSLNRLSRKGTIISAHKGYYVIVTPQYSSRGILPPALFIDGLMRFLERSYYVGLLNAAAFYGAAHQVPQEFFVFTSFPPMRPTVKKGIKVNYITRKEIPDDLLENRKTETGVVKISSPELTAADLVQHHKRVGGLNRVVEVLSELTEAIRIEKLNNEFIQFVPTAVIQRLGYLLETATGAESLADGLYKAAALNVEKFFPVPLSTTKRKRGFPVETRWNVVVNETIDTE, from the coding sequence ATGAGATCACAAAGTTCGCAACTTAGAGTCGAAGAATGGGTAGATAAGGAAATTGCTTACGGCCGGAGCGCTTTCTCTCTGGATCGAGTTGAGAGTGAGCTGCCGCAGTATTCTGAAACCGCGATCAAACGTTCTCTGAACCGATTATCACGAAAGGGCACCATAATTTCCGCCCACAAGGGCTATTACGTTATTGTCACGCCTCAATACTCTTCACGCGGGATTCTTCCTCCGGCACTATTCATTGACGGACTAATGCGTTTCTTGGAGCGTTCATATTACGTTGGCCTTTTAAACGCTGCTGCATTTTACGGCGCGGCACACCAGGTGCCTCAAGAGTTCTTTGTTTTCACGAGTTTTCCGCCCATGAGGCCGACCGTGAAGAAGGGGATAAAGGTAAATTACATAACCAGAAAAGAGATCCCAGATGACCTTCTCGAAAACCGAAAGACCGAAACTGGAGTTGTTAAGATTTCCTCGCCAGAACTTACCGCTGCCGATTTGGTGCAGCACCATAAAAGAGTCGGCGGTTTGAACCGAGTAGTTGAAGTGCTCTCAGAGCTGACCGAAGCGATCCGTATCGAGAAACTAAACAACGAGTTTATTCAGTTCGTTCCAACTGCCGTAATTCAGCGGCTCGGTTATCTGCTCGAAACAGCAACAGGTGCAGAGTCACTCGCCGACGGGCTGTATAAAGCCGCGGCGTTAAATGTCGAAAAGTTCTTTCCTGTGCCATTAAGTACAACAAAAAGGAAACGTGGATTTCCGGTTGAAACGAGATGGAATGTAGTTGTAAATGAAACGATAGATACCGAATAG
- a CDS encoding HAMP domain-containing histidine kinase: MRALFSEKVLEAEYSEIEDRKNPFAQLEKMRKQDLKLQNWLNFSLGATRKDKRKRKQLFFKKYFNDLKNDWTTILENRAITLDISDIEDGDIRVFEIDFDSIFSNLLVNSIDSFIISTIPRERNITISISSNDRETVVDYFDNGPGLSKDIEDPQKVFEPLFTTKRNAHTGEEEGTGLGMWLIKSIAEENDGTVNLLYPEIGFGIRMSFPIKFKG, from the coding sequence TTGCGAGCATTGTTCTCTGAGAAGGTTCTTGAAGCCGAATACTCAGAAATTGAGGATAGGAAGAATCCTTTTGCTCAACTTGAAAAGATGCGGAAGCAAGATTTGAAGCTTCAGAACTGGTTAAATTTTTCTTTGGGAGCTACTAGGAAAGATAAAAGAAAGAGAAAGCAATTATTTTTCAAGAAATACTTTAACGATTTAAAAAATGACTGGACGACGATATTAGAAAATAGGGCCATTACTTTGGATATTTCTGATATAGAAGATGGGGACATTAGGGTATTTGAAATAGACTTCGACAGCATTTTTAGTAATTTGCTAGTTAATTCAATTGATTCTTTCATTATTTCAACGATACCCAGAGAAAGGAACATCACGATTTCAATCAGTAGCAATGATCGAGAGACTGTTGTTGACTATTTTGATAATGGACCCGGACTGTCTAAGGATATCGAAGACCCACAAAAGGTGTTTGAACCGTTGTTTACGACGAAGCGTAATGCTCATACCGGTGAAGAAGAGGGTACCGGATTGGGAATGTGGTTAATTAAGTCAATTGCCGAAGAGAATGACGGTACCGTTAATCTCCTTTATCCAGAAATCGGATTCGGTATAAGGATGTCATTCCCGATAAAGTTCAAGGGCTAA
- a CDS encoding AAA family ATPase → MIPFDASRPQINPRELVSDGKHGELFQLMAGHGYVPDEQVFEDFCESLKSGRAWLISGTRGSGKTAFPEALAAACNLSMCVVAGRDGLKQEEILYDWDNEEQAVWMREHLALAKQLPLEEQAEFLDNARRSKWQRRFLILGEVGMAYDLAASAASSTPMKPPPVLILDESDKFGASIEDSLLMPLERGLIYIPRFEGGTIGVPDWNSRPIVITTSNDLRHKLSSPFISRHVYSRFASPSLEKELEILSTRNKRATSTHLALTTKLIDAVRGIAGMEDHPSVRESIDIVAALERDLVESLNSKDLVRYFCYFVKTGASRELLTLQLDYLLAMTHAFHPDIDSWLGSRDASWKIRWPQLADNSL, encoded by the coding sequence ATGATTCCGTTTGACGCATCCCGTCCACAGATCAACCCTCGCGAACTTGTCTCAGACGGAAAGCATGGTGAGCTTTTCCAACTGATGGCTGGACACGGATACGTGCCCGACGAGCAAGTATTCGAAGACTTCTGTGAAAGTCTTAAGTCTGGACGGGCATGGCTTATTTCCGGTACGCGCGGCAGCGGGAAGACTGCATTTCCCGAAGCGTTAGCCGCCGCCTGCAATCTTTCGATGTGCGTTGTTGCCGGACGCGATGGGTTAAAACAGGAAGAGATCCTCTATGACTGGGATAATGAAGAGCAAGCCGTGTGGATGAGAGAACACCTGGCACTCGCAAAACAACTGCCACTTGAAGAGCAGGCCGAGTTTCTCGACAATGCCCGACGCTCTAAGTGGCAGCGCCGATTTCTGATTCTTGGTGAAGTAGGAATGGCATACGACTTGGCGGCAAGCGCGGCGTCGAGCACTCCAATGAAGCCACCGCCGGTGTTGATCCTTGATGAAAGCGATAAGTTTGGGGCCAGCATTGAAGATTCACTTCTTATGCCGCTCGAACGTGGACTGATCTACATTCCGCGATTCGAAGGCGGAACAATCGGCGTTCCCGACTGGAATTCGAGACCGATCGTGATCACGACCTCAAATGATCTGCGCCACAAACTCAGTTCGCCGTTCATTTCGAGACACGTTTACAGCCGGTTCGCGAGTCCTTCGCTGGAAAAGGAGCTTGAGATCTTATCGACTAGAAATAAACGCGCGACTTCAACCCACTTAGCACTTACAACCAAGCTAATAGACGCCGTTCGCGGAATCGCCGGAATGGAAGATCATCCGAGTGTCCGTGAGTCGATCGACATCGTTGCAGCTCTCGAACGCGACTTGGTTGAGTCTCTGAATTCGAAAGACTTGGTCCGATATTTTTGCTATTTCGTAAAGACCGGAGCATCCAGAGAACTGCTCACCCTTCAGCTCGATTATCTTTTGGCGATGACGCACGCCTTCCACCCGGACATCGATTCTTGGCTAGGCTCGCGCGATGCCAGTTGGAAGATTAGGTGGCCGCAGCTCGCCGACAATTCGCTATGA
- a CDS encoding single-stranded DNA-binding protein yields MSANISILGNAGRDASLKYSEKGTPVASFPIASNSFKNGSEGRIQVTHWFNVVAFGKTAETLAEHVKKGTHLLVHGRLSFSPWSTDKGEPRSGAEISLFSFEFVGSNRSDGQTDQEPTADSPEPDVPEFTGTAVPEAPVNEPFIDQF; encoded by the coding sequence ATGTCAGCAAATATCTCGATACTCGGAAATGCGGGCCGCGATGCGAGCCTGAAATATTCGGAAAAGGGCACCCCGGTCGCGAGCTTTCCGATCGCTTCAAACTCGTTCAAGAATGGTTCGGAAGGGCGTATACAGGTCACACATTGGTTCAATGTGGTTGCCTTTGGCAAGACTGCGGAGACGCTCGCCGAGCATGTAAAAAAGGGAACGCATCTGCTTGTCCACGGCAGGCTCTCGTTCAGCCCGTGGAGCACAGATAAGGGCGAGCCCAGATCAGGTGCCGAGATCTCGCTCTTCTCATTCGAGTTTGTCGGATCGAACCGTTCGGACGGCCAAACGGACCAGGAACCTACTGCTGACAGCCCCGAGCCGGACGTTCCCGAATTCACGGGCACGGCTGTTCCAGAGGCACCGGTCAATGAGCCGTTCATTGATCAGTTCTGA
- a CDS encoding nucleotidyl transferase AbiEii/AbiGii toxin family protein: protein MIPTAYITQWANFVPWQTNEQVEQDLVITRAIVEIFSDDFLRERLAFRGGTALHKLYLNPQPRYSEDIDLVQIKPEPIKETLARLQSRLEFVGPASVAQKKDNNTLRFRFESEIPPVQPLKLKVEINCREHFNVMGLQEFPFATESDWFSGSTDIVTYRIEELLGTKLRALYQRRKGRDLYDLYKAYQEQRPDSQQIIEVYRKYIAFSVDNPPTRKQFLRNLETKMQDNEFLGDTRALLRPTEQYDANEAFNFIKDELVEKL from the coding sequence GTGATTCCTACCGCATATATCACCCAATGGGCCAATTTCGTCCCATGGCAGACGAATGAACAGGTCGAGCAGGACCTTGTGATCACGCGCGCCATTGTGGAAATCTTTTCGGATGATTTCCTACGCGAACGCCTGGCGTTTCGCGGCGGGACCGCTCTTCATAAACTCTACTTGAATCCGCAACCTCGGTATTCCGAAGATATCGATCTCGTTCAGATCAAACCTGAACCAATTAAAGAAACGCTCGCCCGCCTTCAAAGCAGGCTTGAATTCGTCGGTCCGGCATCTGTGGCTCAGAAGAAAGACAATAATACTCTGCGTTTTCGATTCGAATCGGAAATACCTCCGGTCCAACCTTTGAAACTAAAAGTCGAAATAAACTGCCGCGAACATTTTAACGTGATGGGCTTGCAGGAGTTTCCCTTTGCAACGGAATCTGACTGGTTTAGCGGAAGTACCGATATTGTCACGTACAGGATCGAAGAGCTTCTCGGAACAAAGCTTAGGGCTCTGTATCAGCGTCGCAAAGGGCGCGACCTCTACGATCTTTACAAGGCGTATCAAGAGCAACGGCCAGATTCTCAACAGATCATTGAAGTTTATCGAAAGTATATCGCTTTTTCCGTAGACAATCCGCCAACAAGAAAACAGTTTCTCCGGAACCTCGAAACCAAGATGCAGGACAACGAGTTCCTCGGCGACACACGTGCGTTGTTGAGACCAACGGAACAGTATGATGCTAATGAGGCATTTAATTTCATAAAGGATGAACTTGTTGAAAAGCTCTAG
- a CDS encoding type IV secretory system conjugative DNA transfer family protein, whose translation MFSREWIEKFDASYGIPRKANEQYLPSYQAFWQWSADIGMCVFFVALGLLGSIVCLFAGYLLDVYGLITLVFWAMALICLAGSLVDSYSLMWAYRVRRMSTAHGSARWAKASDLIRCGLMNRIRGLPLPANALPLAKAFWGRDVFLPASQWLRHFVMFGPTGSGKSKTFFMSMIRAILNKSSCLVYDPKGELFAQTARSAETIYRLDLNDPTKSDRWNFIPKCRNDPAFACQIAGMMLGIEGRRRTNADPFWGDAEQIALTAILLHIAEVYREKAIPAFAADFLLFLSGDGDQAFNDAMMNSPSLYAKQAYLAFRQAPVQTRGSILIGLYNKLRPFTLAPARMVMMPPTKDEAALGCRSINFADLRKPGTAIYLVVSEGAADVYKEFIATFIGQAVMEMRLDGVNEPEHPCFVLIDEAYQLNVSEVKRISGIGRGRGVGLGLGYQDLPQMYDQYGREQANAILGTIMTKIFLPGLDDVTAEYASKQLGETTIFSKTFQDFPGKKQDNTRYAEQKRALMLPNEIRQTAAHSEVLIISDTAPPIRAAYPPFAVHKNTYSAATKGTPREIHLGDIDPQFSFTDSGHANEAAEHDKAALKEVISSEVDRICSNERLSELAFPSAEEPALDSLEHQLDGESAKKDPVYNALNNLPVEVGYFSAQGNRGSLVIEHASI comes from the coding sequence ATGTTTTCGCGTGAATGGATTGAGAAATTTGACGCTTCCTACGGTATTCCAAGGAAAGCAAATGAGCAGTATCTGCCATCGTATCAAGCGTTTTGGCAGTGGTCGGCTGACATTGGCATGTGCGTTTTCTTCGTTGCTTTGGGATTACTCGGTTCAATAGTCTGCTTGTTTGCGGGATATCTTTTAGACGTTTATGGTCTGATAACTTTGGTCTTTTGGGCGATGGCTCTGATCTGTCTTGCGGGTTCGCTTGTAGATTCCTATTCACTAATGTGGGCGTACCGCGTTCGGCGTATGAGTACCGCCCATGGCTCAGCGCGGTGGGCGAAGGCATCCGATCTGATTCGCTGCGGTCTGATGAATCGGATTAGAGGATTGCCACTACCTGCAAATGCGCTTCCTCTCGCAAAAGCGTTTTGGGGTCGCGATGTATTTCTTCCCGCAAGTCAGTGGCTTCGCCACTTTGTTATGTTCGGCCCGACCGGTTCCGGTAAATCAAAGACTTTTTTCATGTCCATGATCCGGGCGATCCTCAACAAGTCATCTTGTCTGGTCTACGATCCTAAAGGCGAGCTTTTCGCCCAGACTGCCCGTTCCGCCGAAACGATCTATCGTTTGGACCTCAACGATCCGACAAAAAGCGATCGGTGGAACTTCATTCCAAAATGTCGAAACGATCCTGCGTTTGCGTGTCAGATTGCCGGGATGATGCTCGGTATAGAAGGCCGACGCCGGACGAATGCCGACCCTTTCTGGGGTGATGCCGAACAGATAGCTTTGACGGCAATTTTGCTTCACATCGCGGAAGTTTACCGTGAGAAAGCTATCCCAGCGTTCGCGGCCGACTTTCTACTCTTCCTGAGCGGCGACGGCGATCAGGCTTTCAACGATGCGATGATGAATTCCCCAAGCCTCTACGCGAAACAAGCGTATTTGGCTTTTCGCCAGGCACCGGTTCAGACTCGCGGATCCATTTTGATAGGTTTGTACAACAAGCTTCGACCGTTCACACTTGCACCTGCTCGGATGGTGATGATGCCGCCAACCAAAGACGAAGCGGCACTTGGTTGCCGCTCGATAAACTTCGCAGACCTTCGCAAACCCGGTACAGCAATTTACCTTGTCGTCTCGGAAGGGGCCGCCGACGTCTATAAAGAGTTTATCGCTACCTTCATCGGACAGGCCGTTATGGAAATGAGGCTCGATGGTGTAAATGAACCAGAGCATCCGTGCTTCGTTCTCATAGACGAGGCTTACCAGTTGAATGTATCGGAGGTTAAGAGAATATCAGGTATCGGACGTGGACGTGGTGTTGGACTCGGTCTCGGATATCAGGACTTACCTCAAATGTACGACCAATACGGTCGTGAGCAGGCGAATGCGATACTCGGCACCATAATGACCAAGATCTTTCTGCCTGGCCTTGACGATGTGACTGCCGAGTACGCCTCAAAGCAGCTGGGCGAAACGACGATCTTCTCAAAAACATTTCAGGACTTTCCGGGAAAGAAACAGGACAACACCAGATACGCGGAGCAAAAGCGTGCCCTCATGCTGCCGAATGAGATTCGACAAACAGCAGCTCATTCCGAAGTGTTGATTATCAGCGACACCGCCCCGCCGATCCGCGCTGCATACCCGCCTTTTGCGGTTCATAAAAACACTTATTCCGCCGCGACCAAAGGCACACCCCGCGAAATCCACCTTGGAGATATTGATCCTCAATTCTCGTTTACAGACTCGGGCCATGCTAACGAGGCTGCCGAACATGACAAGGCAGCTCTCAAAGAAGTTATCTCATCTGAGGTCGATCGAATCTGTTCGAACGAACGTCTTTCAGAACTGGCTTTTCCATCTGCAGAAGAGCCAGCACTTGACTCGCTGGAACATCAATTAGACGGCGAATCGGCGAAAAAGGATCCAGTTTACAACGCTCTCAACAACCTTCCTGTCGAGGTGGGATACTTTTCCGCCCAAGGCAATAGAGGTTCTTTGGTGATTGAACACGCATCGATCTAA
- a CDS encoding ATP-binding protein, whose amino-acid sequence MSYHLPIFKSFLDRGIPRENLVAIYDSVDEAYQLKDFISDGEKAEFKKLISQLSSLYIIDSGEGMTQNVIRNHWMTIGTDNKTTDVFTKTGRVKAGAKGIGRFALDKLGSKCELITVFNPDNHEPDTNETGIPTKNSGYIWKVNWDDFEGEFKTIDKVIAELIGTETKTLREELIAQLPNLDLTEIGSEKKFDYGTILKITGLRDTWGRLFC is encoded by the coding sequence ATGAGTTATCATCTGCCCATTTTCAAGAGCTTTTTAGATCGCGGAATACCGCGTGAGAATCTGGTCGCTATCTACGATTCCGTTGACGAAGCCTATCAGCTCAAAGATTTCATAAGCGATGGGGAAAAGGCCGAATTCAAAAAATTAATTTCACAATTGTCATCCTTGTACATTATTGATTCCGGGGAGGGCATGACCCAAAATGTGATTCGTAACCACTGGATGACTATTGGTACTGACAATAAGACGACCGACGTATTTACTAAAACTGGAAGGGTAAAGGCCGGTGCCAAAGGGATTGGCCGGTTTGCACTGGATAAACTTGGAAGTAAGTGTGAATTGATTACGGTTTTTAATCCAGATAATCACGAACCTGATACTAATGAAACGGGAATACCTACGAAGAATTCGGGCTACATATGGAAAGTGAATTGGGATGATTTTGAAGGGGAATTTAAGACGATTGATAAAGTCATTGCTGAATTAATTGGCACTGAAACTAAAACTCTTCGGGAGGAGCTTATTGCTCAATTACCCAATCTCGATTTGACCGAAATTGGGTCGGAGAAGAAATTTGATTACGGCACAATATTAAAGATAACGGGACTTCGGGATACCTGGGGAAGATTATTTTGTTGA